Genomic window (Syngnathus typhle isolate RoL2023-S1 ecotype Sweden linkage group LG4, RoL_Styp_1.0, whole genome shotgun sequence):
TTGGCATTGCAGAAGCTCATTAACATCAAAGTAGCACAGACGATTTGGATCTCCGCTGTATGTTTTTAAGTTCATCCATGAGGTCAGTGGGTCGGCGGAAAAGAGAGCACCAAACAACCTCTGGTGCTCATTTGAGACCCACATGAGAATGTATGTTTTAAATTATTTACAATGTTTGAAGACTTTCCAACCTCAAAGGAGAATAAAAATGTGACCAGTCACTGTGAAAATAAACAGCCATTTCAGGGCTGTGAATATCCAAGAGGCCTTTGAAGGAGATATGAGTTGATACTGAGTCAGAAAAGATCAATGGTGGATTACCAATAGGTGGCAGGAAAAAGTTAATCGATAACACCAATCCGAAACTCCAACAGGATAATCTGACAATAAAACTGAatactgaaaaaaagaaaatcttttagGAAGTAACACTTCTAAAGACACGGAATATCTGGTTTCATTTAGTTTGCCACTTCAAAAACATGACAGGAAACGCTATATTCATCACAGATGGCCTcaactgatttttattttttttttaaaacactcaTGAACGTGACATCAATATCCAGCTGCTGAGTCATCAACTCACCTTTCCAAACCAAGGCGCTGTTTGAGCATTAGAGATACACGGCAGCAAATGTTGGCGGACTGACCCGTGCAGGCCACGGTCGGATGCGCACCGAGAACATCTATTAGCACTTGACAGGCAGCCGGTACCATATTCATTATGTGTTGAACCTCGCTGTTGTGAAAACACGGATGCTTTAAACCCTGCCAAACTTTGTCCGTATAAGTTATTGTTGCATCAGTCAGTTTAACGGCCATTATGGGGTCATTAAAAGGTAATGTTTTTAGCTCTCGTTTGGGCTGTTAGACCGCTGCTCCTCAACAATGCGAATAAATGAAGTTTATTCACTTGACAATCAATATAAACAAAACCATTGCCATCAAAAATGATTGTCCACCAAAGGgatcaaatgaattaaatcTCAATATGTGCTCTGcagcaattaccgtaattttcggactataagtcgcgtttttttcatagtttgggtgggggggggcgacttatactcaggagcgacttatatgcatatatatgttttttttcacttttttgggcattttatggctggtgcgacttatactccggtgcgacttatagtccgaaaattacggtacatgtatTTTTAATAGGCTTCTGTTTATGAGAACTACTTTTTCATAATTCCAAATAAGTCCATTAAAAACTTTTGATGTTTGAGTTGACCAAAGATGGACTCATTGCAGCAGGTGGAACTGCTGACACAGGGGTCCCAAAATGGGTAGAAATGATTCCATTCATTTGAACTTGCAGGCCGTGTGTCTCGAAGCAAATTCAAACGAGGTAAGCGACCGTGTCCCAGGTTGGTTTTGGCCAACGTTGCTTTTGTTACAACTTGCACTGTGCGAGACGTTTTGCAATTCAAATTGCATTTGCCAAGAGGTACCAACCGAGGATTCAGACGAAGTTATTTGTTTACATGTAATGCCGCACCGATAGTAGCCGAAAAAGTGGCTGGGCTATATAGTTGGGTTTGCATGAATTTATTTCACACTCATGGATGAACATTAGAAAATGTGATACATTCTAAATGAATCAGAATGCTGTGTTTGGACAAGTTATTATTAGAAAGAACATTTTAGGGTTGACGTCCTCTAATCTTGAAATGTAACCAATGTAAACTTTTGAATCTAAAGTCAAGAAAATGTCTCTCGAATGTTTGGGTTTGATGTAGAAATGTTACGAGAAAGGACACATTTACGGAGATCACATGGTTCAGATATCACGGCCACAAAAGGGACCATGGTGGGGTCAGGTAAAACCAAAGATAATGGTCATTGACGATGAAAAGTGACATGAGAAGCCGGCTGAGAAAAAAGATGTTTTTGTGGTCTCCCTCTCGTGGGGCGCAAAGCATTCCTCTAGCTGTGAAGCTTATCAAGTTGCAGAACTGCTGAGGAAACGGTACTGAATCATTCAAAATgaaatggatttaaaaaaaagattggtcTAATTGAAAATCTGTACTTGATGAACATCCGGACAGTGTCACAATGCAGTGACGAGCTTCAATTTCAGTTCCTCTTGGATAACTTTCCATATCACCGCACATTCATTATTCATCGACGTCTATTTGGCGCCTCAGTAGGAAAATAAAGCAAATCTATTGGACCGGTGACACAGTATAGCGCCGTAACCTCGATTGACCCCTTTGCGCATTGTGCGCGGGTCTCCTGCTGCAGGTGCGGCTGTAATTGGAAGCCGGGCGCAGAATATTTCCTGATGTGTACAACTTGTCCCTCACGCGGAGTAAGCGACATTTGTGTGACGCTTGAAGAAGGAAACCTTTTGTCGTGTGCAAAATGATATCTGTGCAGTGCAAGCGGCTCAATTACAGGGGAAGCGATTGTTTTACACGGGTGGGATTtgcttcaaagaacaaaaccaataaGCGCGGCGCTGCTTGCTGAAGTCGCTACAGATGAGCGCTGGGGACCAAACAGCCCCAAAACCCCTTTGCGCTTTCTTTCACGTCATTTTCATTTGTTCAAATTCAGAATGCAACACATGTGCTCGGTAGATTAGGTTTTATTTCAAGACATCCATGCGTTTAACAAAATCGAGTGctctgtggttttttttttgcattgtaaGCCCTTTGAAAAAGCCCGCCGTGTCTGTGAACGGTCAGTTTAGGAGTCACTCGGGATTCACCGAGAGAGCCCAAACACTCGGTTGAGGAGGGAATCATTTGACCAAGGCGATTTCTACATTTCGATTGCATCGAATAAGGAGAGAGTTAAGAGGAAGACATCCATCTGTTACAGTCGTTACATCATTCcagcaatatttttttatttttatttaacagCCTGTCAGATGGGCTGTTTAACGTATAttagaaataataatacaagGTTAGAAAAATATCCGAGTGGATGAATGAGATGTTGAAAATTATTTCCTTAATTCAGTTCATAGTTGACCCATTTTCTAAACAGTTGACATttacagaagagaaaaaaataatactacTGAGGGGAAGACTCTGCAATTGCATGTAAATTCACCTGCCAGGCAAAAATGTTGCCATCAATCCCGCGCCCGGGGTGGTTGGTAATACTGTTGTGTTGGTCTCGTGCGCCTCGGTTGTCCGTCTCCGCCGCGGCGAAATTCTAGGGAACTGTCGTAGTAgccgtcatcttcctcctgACGTTGGGCAGTTAACAGTTGAGAGTTGTTAGCTGAAATGTGatttcattgatttttcatGACAATGCGTAGTAGCTTCCGCatcatgggcttttttttttgccgagcGATACGATATTGGGAGACGatttgaaatgtcatttttcacCTTACCAAGATGTCGGCGCTGACAGGCTTGAGGTTATGGAGGAGGACCTCTTCGCAGTTTCCATAATCGCTGAACACCACCACAGCTGTCGAGCCTGACGGATGCACAGCGTCGATTCTGGCGTGGtagaactttttttccccatgtgtCGAGACAAAGAAAAGTGTCAATTAAAGTCTGCGGCAATTTGTGAGCCTCAACTGAATGGAGCAAATTCATACCTTACTGTCTTCCCAGTACAGAGCAAGGCATTGATCTCCGGGTTTCCACGTCCGATCGACATTCCAACTTTTCATCCCTCCTCGAGGACCTTGACCTTTACCGGGCCCAGGCTTTCTTCTAGGCCCGGGGTTATTATGAGGGTTCCGTCTCGGAGGCTGATCCCTGTAAGTAGGACTGGGTGTATTGGTTGGCTTGATTGGCCCAGTCCTTATAGGTAGCGCGTCTCCATTTTGGTAATTCGATGGAGCTCCTGTCAGCAATTGCGAATCCTGCAAGCTTCCTCCCTTTGGTGGCGCGCTATCCTTTTGACGTGCGCCATAGTCCGCTCGGTCAGCTTTGCCCTTCTTCCTCAAGTGGTTTGGGATGGGGTGAGGGATTGCATCATTCGCTGAAGGATTTGACAGTTTAGATAAGGGCGCGTAGTCCTTTGGCCCTCTCCGGGGAAATGGGCCAGCCGGGAACCCGACGTCGTCGTTTCTTGACCGCTGCGGAAACGATCCGACTGATTCCATCTGATGTTGAGTTTCCTTCCTCAAAGACGGCGTCGAGGCGAAATGCTCGTTGTCTATCTCTTTCCTGTCATTCGGTTGTCTGTCTGGTGTTCCCCGCGACGACCTATCGTGACCTTTCCACTGCTGCTGGGCCGATGAAGTTTGCGAGGTTATACAGTTCGAGAGAGGCTCCTGGCCTGGTTTGGGAAAGTCTGCGTCCCTGTGAAAGCGGGGCGGTCTGTCGTTCTTTTTTTGCCGGTAGTCGTTATGTGAGGAGAACTTGGTGTGAGGGGCTTCTTTGGAGTTGAAGTCCGAGCCGTGCCAATTGTTGTTCTCAAGTCTCTGGGGGGGCTGGCTCTTTGACTCTGGAACACACAAAAAGACGCCAATCCATGTGCTATGCAGGAATTCGAGAGCAGGCGGTAAATCACTCGGCTTTACCCACCGTCAATGGAGAAAACGCCCATCTTGGATTCGAGGAAGTCAAATAGCGTACTCGGTCCAGAGGGCCTTCCtccagcctcctcctcctcaccattTCTGAACCGGCCTCTCCCCCTACCTCTGCCTGAAGACGCCCCACCCCCAAATAACAATTCGTTACAGACAAGTGAGCAATTCAAAGTAATAATACACAGTGTGACAACTTTCATCATAATCTCTGAGACGGGATCTTCAGGACCTTTTCCTAGCTAACTGCAGTATATACGTCCATTTAGGTAGATATTGTCCACCTTTGCTCCCACCGACAAACAAATGAAATCCCACATCTGTCAATTACACACCTCGAGGCTGAGGCTTGTCTGCGCCCGCAGAGTTAGGCCTGCTACTGGAGGATCCGGTGAGAAGACTGTTGAGAGCCACCTCAAGATTGTTGTTGCTATCCATTAAGGCCTGTCTGGCTGCCTCCTTGTTAAAGCCCATATCGATGATGTCTCTTAGCGCACGCTCGTCCACCTGCGCACACGGAAAGACACGCGATATGGTTGGAAGGATGTTCATTCGCGTAGTCAGCCAAAACGAGTAAATATTTTCCTCAGTTTAAGGTTACAAACGGGTCTCAAACTATCAACATTTAAAACACTCAATGTTTTTACGAAAGAATGTAAAGCTGCCTGAACAGAGAATCCGTAGATATCAGGCTGTCTCAGTACtgcagttatttatttccttctttaaaGAGGCCTACACAACAATCAAGTCTTCTCACCAGCTCCCGATAGTTTCCATCTTGTCTGTTTTCATGTCGCTCAACCCTGTCTTCCCGCCTATACTTGTCACGACTCCGTGAAGTCGCCGTGGATAAATTGCTTCCTGCGTTTCCTCCTCCGCCAAACACGCGGGGACCCTAACAAGGAAACATAAAAGAACATGAGGAACCAAGCTTGTGTGAGGCAAataaagaaaaagcaattgtgcTAAGGTGAAATTCAAGCTTAGGTCGACAACAAGCCAAGAAATGCAAGTCAGCGTGCGAGTCGGGTTTGAGCTACCTCTTTGCCTTTGGCCACCTCGGCAATGGCTGCCGTACGCTGCTTTGCAAACTCGTCATTCTCCTCAGCGGTCTTGACTACACTCTGAAGGGTTTTTCTCTTGTCAAGCTCTTCACTGTCCATTTCATCCTTCTTTGCAATCTTCTGCAGAAAGCAATAGTTTTTGttagattggattttttttttttctacatcatAATTATCTTAAGAGTTGACCTTACCTGGCCAAATGCCAAAAAAGGAGGCGGCCCACCTTCTGCTCCGATGTTGTTTCTGCTGTGTTTGGCCAGACTCTACACGTGAAGtagtaaatatattaaaatgcgTTTCAAAACTATCCCTTATTTCACcaaacacccaaaaaaaaacacacgaagCAATCCTTACACGTTGCAGTGCCCATTTCTCCACCATGTGTTCAACCTCTCCACCAAGAATAGAAATGTTTGAGTCATCAAGGAGCAAAAACCCATTTCTAATCAGGACTGTACCCAGGAGCTTAAATTTTGTTCCAGGGGGAGTATTGAggctgaaaagaaaacaaaatcagaCATTAGTGCACAAAAGCAGTTTGCTGAGAAGCTCAAGAAACACTTCAGTTTAATCATGACTGATCCTAGCGCGGTTTCTTTTTTAGCAATAACTGAATTTATTTGTACACAAATCCAGATAATTCTAGATCTAGCGCAAGTCGTTCACACCAAACATCAGCTATCAGCTATTTTTTCACCAGATGCCAACCTTCGCAAAAAGAGGCAGGATTTATGATGAACACTGTCAACTATGGCAACCAACAAAGTGATCTGTGCCTGTCACTGACGACCCAGTTATTACAAAATCCATGATCAGTATTTCAAATCAAAGGCACTGGGGGGTGTTGTCATGTTTCTGAAAAGTTTGACTTGACacgcacgaaaaaaaaaaagacgttttcttttttttgttatccAGACGATAATATAAATTTGTGGGAAAGCACTCGACAGTTGGAAAAGTTTCCAGGATGCTCTGAGATCTTCTCCGTTTCATAAAACATGGCCTGgaataacacatttattttccTGCCAAGCAATTCGTTTCCTGTAGATTTACCAGCTACTTTTGCCTTTCTCTGTGCCATGGGGCACGGCCAATGGATTAGATATGCAGGCGACTATAAAATAAGATCCAGATGCTTACTCTTCTATGTGGTAAATGACAAGCCACTGTTCTCATTAGACCTGAGAATGCATCAGCCTCATTCATTTGGGAAACAAACAGAAAACACGGTTCATTGTTTCCCCATAAATTACTTTTGTCAAATTCAACTTATTCATGTGACCACTGTGTCATTTGTATTTATCGACAGAGGGGTCCCAGCAATGCCGTCCGTGTATGTAATAAGCGGATTCGTTCTTCTGTGGTCTCGCTACCCAGAAGGAAGTCAAGGCCTCCGCTCAAGCCCCTCCACCTGTACAGGCTGTCTGGTCACCATGGTAGCAGTCACCAAGGACACCATTGCTTGGCGAGAGAAATAATTCAGGCTGGGAAATGTTACATCAGCAGCTGCCACATGGAAATTGCAGATAAAGGGAAAACTGAATCGTGTGTCTGGCAAGTGACAAGTGTTGACGAGGTGGTGAACTGTGGACAGAATTTCACATTTGCACATGCATATACCGCAGTACAAGGTAGCAAATTGATATGTAGGGTAGATGGGAAAATAATAATGTCACTCAAACGACAATATATAGTTAATAGAGCAGAGttgaaatgatttttaaaaatgtgagaAGGGGTGACTCAAGCACCTGATTTTGCTAAGTTGTTTAAACTCCACTCCAGCACAGGTGGTATGGCCATCTGTCATTTGCAGGCGCAGCATTCGTAGCCCTTCTTGGGACTCGATGTCTTTTGGTGCGGAGATATTTCTCGACTTCTGCAGCTGGAGAACGCACGGACCCTCCAGCTGGCCATATGAAAAGATAGACATTGGCAAAAAGAAGTGCAGAAAATTCACAGCAGCAGcaaagaaagattttttttttcttcttcttctgtaaaTACGTCATTCTTGACTTCTTTTATCATGCTGCATTTGGAGAGCTTTAGAATATAATCACAACTGAGTCCATTTTTCATTTCTATTTCCTTGCCGAATGGAAAACAAGCAATCCATGCATAGCGAATCGGTGAGGAAAGAAAGGTgggaggaaaacaaaatgtaaccTGTATTATGCAGAGTCATTCATACAAATTGCATGAGCTGCATGACGTGTATGCGTGGGTGGTGTGCGTTACACATAAAATTATGTGTGGATCCACAAGAGCAATTTTGACATTTCCACTTGCTTGACAGCCCGAGTATGAACAAACGTGGACCCATCTCTCATGTTTGAAAGTACGTTGGAGCCATCTAGTGACATTTAGAAGAAATGCAAGCCAGCTCAAATGTTCAACTCACCTTTTCAACCCTTCCACTATTGATGTCTGGTGGCAGAAATTTCCTTCCAATCAATCTGAGATCAGTCTGCAAAAGGAATATTGCTTAACTGAGAGACATCATCAACAAATGATTTACTTCCACTAGAATACGTACTACAAGGATAATAACTGCTTGCTGCAGACATCATTAAGGCTAATTCAGCATATTTGTTGTTACCGTGACAACCAATGCATTTGTTCCATAGCTTCAGTATGTTGAAATGACAATTTAACAACATGTAACTTGGCTTGAAGTCACGTGCAAAGACACACGTGCAGGACCTCTGTAGTTTGTAGAAGGCAATATTTCTAAACTCACATCAAGTGCAATGCTAATGACATCTTTAAGTGTAATGTTCTCAGCAGAGCCTTTCAGTCCAGCagagccttccagttcagcaatGCCTTCATCACTGAGGTACCTGTGAAAATAATAAGTTCATCAATTAATATAACGTGCACCGTGTAGTAAAATGCCATACATTGAGGAAAGTGAAATTGTAGCCTTGAAGATTGCCCTTGTTCGTCTCCTCCTACATTTCACAAACATGCATGCAAGATAGTTTGTAAATTGCCTGTGTGTGACACCCTAGCTGAACTGCTTTTCCTAATGCAATACAACACAACTTTATTTacatcgcacatttcacaacccCTGCAGCTGTAACAAAGCATTTAACATTAAACTTAAATAATAAAATCCAACATGATAGACAGTTTAACTGATCTGTACTTAAAATAATCAATTGTACAATAAAGGGGAATTTGAACGAAACTGAAACTGTATACATCGTAAACAGGTCGTTACTACTGTTATTATCAGTGTTGatgttattattgttgttactattattgttattgttaataaacgttgcagcagcagcagtcgtAGCATTGTTATTATCATTGTAGGACTTGTCGTAAGGACGAAAACCCCGCCACACACACTTCAAGTGGTTAGCCTACTTGTAATTACGTGCTACATAGTTATGGCTGGCTAAAACGTTGTGATCCAGCTTTGACTTTGAAGCCCAAACCCCCAATATTAACACATACTTAACATTGTGTTTTTGTGGATGTGGGGACTTTTGTGGTTCTCCTCTAGCACGAAGTTCAAAACAATCGAACACGTTTTAGTTATCAATTTGCGAAGCAATATTAGCTACCATGCGACTTACCAGCCCTCGTCGGCCAGAGACTCCACCAAAGTGGACATTGTCGCCCAAGTAGACGGTAATATGATGACGTGCGAATATAGTCTAAGACAtacaaaagaaatcaaattgCGCGATACTCTACTACATATATCCGTAGGTTAATAATAATACCCGCTACGTCGAATAGCTTAAACGTCATCTACGTCACTATTATGAGACAGGACGGCGTGCCAAAGAGTTCAAAACAGTTCCCAGTTTTGCGTTGTCTTTCAAAGGAGTGGAGTACTGGGCTGCCTTTATTTCTCATTTTTGAATATTTCTAATTGAATTTAAACGTAATGCAATTAATAAACCCCAATTTCATTCAATGTGACATATGCAAGACATTTATCAAagtgaagtattttttttctctactcGCTTCGATCGTTAATGTCACAAAAATACCAGGATCTTGCATAACGTGCACCACTTTGTGAAGAAAACAGAAAACACTTTCGACAGAGTGTTTCTCTGTTAAAAATAACGTAACAGCTGTTACATTCGTTTTACATTACACAGTAACACTGTCAGTTGTGCTTGTCCGGACTCATCttatccactagatggcaatacATGCACATGTAAAACGGGCAAGAAGGAGACGCACTGTCAAAGAAATTACAAAACAATTCAATTTCTGCTAATAAATGttcggataatggatggatgggaaaaTGTctactcagaaaaaaaaaaccaggctTTTGAAATGAAGTTACTTGATTGGCAGCAGTGATAACCAATCAATTGCACGTTCAACTGAAAAAAGGAGGAGTTAGTACCCCGATGGTTCCGCCTCCACTTTTCAGTGGACGCGATTGGTCAACTCAAACAGAAGAATTTTTACACCTCTGCGCGGGTCTGTCGAAAAGGCAAATACTGTAGTGAGTTGTCTTACAACAGTTTTCGTACTTGGACGTAATCAGTAGACATAAAGCATATCTACAGAGAGAGACTACAACGTCTTTCCCAGGTTAGTGCAAAACTAACACGTTGACGTGACACTAACAGCGCCCAAATTGGATTAGCGTTGTGTAAAGCTACCAGTAAATGAGGTTGTCGCAAACCTGCCATTGACAGTTATGCAGACAGTTGCTATCTGCAAGACTCCACCGCATCTGaataatcatcataataatGACTTCGACTTTATGCAAAACTGCAACCTCTATTTGGGTCTGTCAAGCCGACTTGCAGCGTTTGACAAGGATATGTTGTAATTCCACACAGGTCGAGGCCGTGACGTCGAGTAGATGCGCATAAATCAACAACATGGACACTTACGGTCAGCGGTTTGAAGCCGCGTCGGGACGAGATGGTAAATCGCACAAGAAGAAGGCTTCTTCCTCTTCCCACCTCAGTACACCATGCAGCGACGAAGGAGACCGCAAACCCAAATTTGTAAGTTTTGCATCACTTCAAagcacgggtgtcaaactcaaggcccgggggccagatacggcccgccacatcatttgatgggGCCCCCCGAagataaattgtgcatcaaatgcgTGTgtcattgcaaattgtctttgcttttaataatatcttttttttaatatatgaccagtttttactcatctgatttgaaaacgggtttgttttgtaggttttactgtatataatctgagatgctcatacatttatttgggttgacagtcataatggccctccgaaagaagctatgactccaatgcggcctgagaaaaaaaatgagtttggcaCCCCTGCATGATAGGAACATTTTCCCAATATGGAGTCATATGCAGAATTTCTCAGAGAACATGTGAAAACTAAAAAGCTCTTATTGGCATCACTGCTTAATATGAACTTAATTTGCATTGCTGTTTATTAGCGTCATTATAGAGAAAAAGAATACTGCAAAATGGTTGATGACTCTGCACATCTTGTATTCACCGAGAGAGATTGTAGGCCTTTAAGGGTTTTGTCTCATCACAACTATTCGACACAAGTTGAATGGATTAGTTTTGCACCAACGGTACCGGGACAGTGTTGTCaacaaaaatgtaatcatttttgGGAATAAAAAAGCATGAAAAACCTCCAGCTTTTCAAGACACAAATACTAAGACGACAGAAAAGTCTTGATTACATGCAGGGCAGTGATACTTCATGAAAATTCATATTGTTTTTGTCTGTCCTCTATTCATAGCACCTACAATTTAGAAATCTCACTGATGACATGgtaagatgtttaaaaaaaaacagtccttCCATTTTCTTGCCTGCAGACTAACTAGCATGACTAGAACCATATTCTAATTTGAAACTCTGACATGTTTTTATTAGCAGACATCACATTcattaacaacaaaaaatattttcctttaaTTAAAACTAATTACCAATCTTCCCTTCACGCTTTCTAACCTCATTCGTGATTTTCTCTCAAAATacaaatgggatttttttcGAATGCAGAATGCACTGTTGACTCTGATAATTATTACTTTTTATCTAAATTAATAGTCATTTTCAATAGCCTctgcctttttattttattttgactctGTCTTTATTCCCTTTGCTTCTAGCTGGACAGGTTTGCAAGCATTCGGATCCCCGGTAGCAAAAAGGACCGGCCACCCATACCCCATTCTAAATACAGTGCCCCCGATTGGTCTGTATTTTCATCTTCTAACTCCCAGTTTGAGGAACTTTCGTCAAAGATcacttcagaaaaagaaatattggcACTGTTTGAAAAGATGATGGTATGGCAAGTAATATCGGTACATCCTGTTGCCAAGGatattacaacaacaaaaaccttTTTGTGTTTTGTCCATTTGATTGTAGGAGGACATGAACTTGAACGAAGACAAGAAAACTCCCTTGAGAGACAAAGACTTGAATACAAAGCGAGAAATGGTCATCCAGTATGTTTGTACTGCTTCAAAAACGGTGTGTTTGATATTTCACAAGACGTTCATCCTCATGCTTTGCTGGCCATATGTAGCAAGTCCCGCTTTGACGTACTTGAAGGTGCACTGTTGGCTTCTCAGCTTTAGAGATGTTAATATTAAAGGAACCTCATGGCCGAGGCCTTGAGAACAGCATGTGTAAAACTGCTATGGTGGTGTAGCAGAGAATTGTtgtattaatatatattttttcctcacttgcatgtaaaatattttctttttccttcctgCAGGGTAGTTTGAAAAGCAGCTATCAGATCTCTCCTCAAGAATTCCTGGGAGAACTAAAGTCTGGGGTGATGGAAGAACGTCTTTTTGCTTGCCTCGACTCACTGCGTGTCTCACTGACGAGCAATCCCGTCAGGTACGGTGCGGCAAAGATAAAACCTATAAGTCTCCGTTTAAAACTTGAAGGTGACTCAGATAACAGTCTTCAttctataataaataaatgaataaataaataaataaacacaaaaataaataaataaataaataaaggctaCATTTGTGCATACTACTGGGAGAaaatgatatttaaaaaaatatatatgttaaAAAATTTCATAGCATACTCCCTAATTTGATGAagtctcatcactgttttttttatttcccccagTT
Coding sequences:
- the tdrd3 gene encoding tudor domain-containing protein 3 isoform X4, producing MSTLVESLADEGWYLSDEGIAELEGSAGLKGSAENITLKDVISIALDTDLRLIGRKFLPPDINSGRVEKLEGPCVLQLQKSRNISAPKDIESQEGLRMLRLQMTDGHTTCAGVEFKQLSKISLNTPPGTKFKLLGTVLIRNGFLLLDDSNISILGGEVEHMVEKWALQRSLAKHSRNNIGAEGGPPPFLAFGQKIAKKDEMDSEELDKRKTLQSVVKTAEENDEFAKQRTAAIAEVAKGKEGPRVFGGGGNAGSNLSTATSRSRDKYRREDRVERHENRQDGNYRELVDERALRDIIDMGFNKEAARQALMDSNNNLEVALNSLLTGSSSSRPNSAGADKPQPRGRGRGRGRFRNGEEEEAGGRPSGPSTLFDFLESKMGVFSIDESKSQPPQRLENNNWHGSDFNSKEAPHTKFSSHNDYRQKKNDRPPRFHRDADFPKPGQEPLSNCITSQTSSAQQQWKGHDRSSRGTPDRQPNDRKEIDNEHFASTPSLRKETQHQMESVGSFPQRSRNDDVGFPAGPFPRRGPKDYAPLSKLSNPSANDAIPHPIPNHLRKKGKADRADYGARQKDSAPPKGGSLQDSQLLTGAPSNYQNGDALPIRTGPIKPTNTPSPTYRDQPPRRNPHNNPGPRRKPGPGKGQGPRGGMKSWNVDRTWKPGDQCLALYWEDSKFYHARIDAVHPSGSTAVVVFSDYGNCEEVLLHNLKPVSADILVS